From a region of the Chloroflexota bacterium genome:
- a CDS encoding LuxR C-terminal-related transcriptional regulator yields MLIAILATKLAIPSLRMQGVLRSRLSVKLERGLNQRLSLVAAPAGFGKTTLLSTWLEQTTHAKAWLTLDPRDNDPLRFLSYLVAALQTVEPEIGQSVQQALQATQPVASENLLISLINELHQIRQPIILVFDDYHVIEQQAVDDMLNFLLEHLPTKLHLVLATREDPQIPLARLRARGQLNEIRVADLRFSLAESGEFLRNVMGLQLPEQAIASLEARTEGWIAGLQLAALSLQGQHDPSSFIETFSGQHQFILDYLLAEVLQHQSAEIQTFLVQTSMLERMCGPLCDAVLNQTTSQALLEQIDQANLFIVALDQQRYWYRYHQLFGDLLRQRLSQQANPHELAGLHQRASAWYQQQGLLLEAFQHATVAHDYQQAERLMEQMPLHSNGNVSAMLNWLAGLPTSVLDQQPSLWVRFAAILLVLGQTSGVEPKLQAAERGLQFLPANLRNRDLLGQIAAARATLALTQYQIEAIIQQAQRAFEYLHPQNLPFRATANWALAYAYQVRGERQNTNAALTAAINFSQQSNDTFTLILASIGMGQLQESNLELHRAAATYRHVLQLAGEQPQQIISEAHLGLARIHYQWNDLATAEQHAQQSLQLARQYEQGIDRFIMGELMLAQLKLARNDYAGAKRLIDQTEQLARQQYFSARFGDISYWRIQLLLRQAKFTAANQLATEHQLLICQAQIALAQAKSATAIALLEPLQQQAQNWPDQLLQIALLLALAYAAQQQPESALAELKQAIALAEPHQLLRSLLDHGSAIQQLLQLAVDHGFDSPLIKQALIEFAKHQPSVQMQTHTLERLSERELEVLQQIATGLTDREIGERLYLSIYTVKVHARNIYAKLEVSNRTQAVARARTLGLLPHN; encoded by the coding sequence ATGCTAATTGCAATTCTAGCAACCAAACTAGCGATTCCCAGCCTGCGCATGCAGGGTGTACTGCGCTCACGGCTCAGCGTAAAACTTGAGCGTGGTTTGAACCAACGCCTTAGTTTGGTAGCTGCACCTGCTGGTTTTGGCAAAACCACCTTGCTCAGCACATGGCTTGAGCAAACCACCCACGCCAAAGCTTGGCTAACCCTCGATCCACGAGATAATGATCCATTGCGTTTTTTAAGTTATCTGGTGGCGGCGCTGCAAACCGTCGAGCCAGAAATTGGTCAAAGTGTCCAGCAGGCGCTCCAAGCAACGCAGCCAGTCGCCAGCGAAAATCTCTTAATCAGCCTGATCAACGAGCTACACCAGATTCGCCAACCAATTATTTTGGTATTCGATGATTACCATGTGATCGAGCAACAGGCGGTTGACGATATGCTCAATTTTTTGCTCGAACACCTGCCAACTAAGCTGCACCTTGTACTAGCTACTCGCGAAGATCCGCAAATACCGTTGGCGCGGCTGCGTGCTCGTGGCCAATTGAATGAAATTCGCGTAGCCGATTTGCGCTTTAGTTTGGCTGAAAGTGGCGAATTTTTGCGCAATGTTATGGGTTTGCAATTGCCCGAGCAAGCGATTGCCAGCCTCGAAGCCCGCACCGAAGGCTGGATTGCAGGTTTGCAACTAGCAGCGCTCTCACTGCAAGGCCAGCACGATCCCAGCAGCTTCATCGAAACCTTCAGCGGCCAACATCAATTTATCTTAGATTATTTGCTCGCAGAGGTTTTGCAGCACCAATCAGCCGAAATTCAAACATTTTTGGTGCAAACATCAATGCTTGAGCGCATGTGTGGGCCGTTGTGCGATGCCGTGTTAAACCAAACCACCAGCCAAGCCCTGCTCGAACAGATCGATCAGGCCAATTTATTTATCGTGGCGCTCGATCAACAGCGCTATTGGTATCGTTATCATCAATTATTTGGTGATTTACTGCGCCAACGCTTGTCCCAACAAGCCAATCCGCACGAGCTGGCAGGCTTGCATCAACGGGCGAGTGCTTGGTATCAACAGCAAGGCTTATTGCTTGAAGCTTTTCAGCATGCCACTGTCGCCCACGATTATCAACAGGCCGAGCGATTAATGGAGCAAATGCCGCTACATTCGAACGGCAATGTCTCGGCGATGCTGAATTGGCTAGCTGGATTACCCACCAGCGTGCTTGATCAACAACCATCGTTGTGGGTACGGTTTGCAGCAATTTTATTAGTGCTTGGCCAGACCAGCGGGGTTGAGCCAAAATTGCAAGCTGCCGAACGCGGATTACAATTCCTACCAGCAAATCTGCGCAACCGTGATTTACTGGGCCAAATCGCCGCCGCCCGTGCAACCCTAGCGCTCACTCAATATCAGATTGAGGCGATTATTCAGCAAGCTCAGCGAGCATTCGAATATCTACATCCGCAGAATTTGCCGTTTCGAGCGACCGCCAATTGGGCTTTGGCCTACGCCTACCAAGTGCGCGGCGAGCGTCAAAACACCAATGCAGCGCTGACCGCTGCGATCAACTTTAGCCAACAATCAAACGATACCTTTACCCTGATTTTGGCTTCGATTGGTATGGGTCAGCTTCAGGAGAGCAATCTTGAGTTGCATCGGGCCGCCGCAACCTATCGCCACGTTTTACAATTGGCGGGTGAGCAACCACAGCAAATCATCTCCGAAGCACATTTGGGCTTAGCACGAATTCATTATCAATGGAATGATTTGGCCACGGCTGAACAACATGCCCAGCAAAGCTTGCAACTAGCCAGGCAATATGAGCAAGGCATCGATCGTTTTATTATGGGTGAATTGATGTTGGCCCAACTTAAATTAGCTCGCAACGATTACGCAGGTGCAAAACGACTGATCGATCAAACTGAACAATTGGCACGCCAGCAATATTTTAGTGCTCGTTTTGGCGATATTAGCTATTGGCGAATTCAACTGCTGTTGCGCCAAGCCAAATTCACTGCCGCCAACCAACTGGCCACCGAGCATCAACTATTAATCTGCCAAGCCCAAATTGCCTTAGCCCAAGCCAAATCAGCCACAGCAATTGCTTTGCTAGAGCCATTGCAGCAACAAGCCCAAAACTGGCCTGATCAACTCTTACAAATCGCTTTACTGTTGGCCTTAGCTTATGCCGCCCAGCAACAGCCTGAATCTGCTCTGGCAGAACTCAAACAGGCTATAGCGCTGGCTGAACCACATCAATTACTCCGTAGTTTGCTTGATCATGGGTCGGCAATCCAGCAACTGTTGCAATTGGCAGTTGATCATGGTTTCGATTCGCCATTAATCAAGCAAGCATTAATTGAATTTGCCAAGCACCAGCCCTCAGTACAGATGCAAACCCACACCCTTGAGCGTTTGAGTGAGCGCGAACTCGAAGTTTTGCAGCAAATTGCAACAGGATTGACCGACCGCGAAATTGGCGAACGCTTGTATCTCTCGATCTATACCGTCAAAGTGCATGCCCGCAACATTTATGCCAAACTCGAAGTCAGCAATCGCACCCAAGCGGTTGCTCGCGCCCGCACGCTAGGCCTGCTACCCCATAACTAA
- a CDS encoding DUF4386 domain-containing protein — protein sequence MANQSNSYQIQIKGQLDQRWAEWFEGLAISQTAQGDTLLSGVIVDQAALYRILRKIRDLGLPLIAVVPRNQSIQPAEGAHAMQNQRRNAILIGIYFILAAVTSIIGLIMYGPLLNQSDYLVAGAANGNQIVFAAVMELSLVVSMVGTAVTMFPILRQYSERIALAHLCFRFFEAVVIMIGITSMLALLTLSREFSSATAPDQQSYRVVGTALIAIHDWTFMIGPNFMLGINTLMYSYIFYRTRLIPRPIAIIGLIGSSSIFLASLLELFGVIEQLSTWGAILAIPVALTEMSLAIWLIIKGFNANPTIKQPSSNQFVLSNH from the coding sequence ATGGCAAATCAAAGCAACAGCTATCAAATTCAGATCAAAGGCCAACTTGACCAGCGCTGGGCTGAATGGTTCGAGGGCTTAGCCATCAGCCAAACGGCGCAAGGCGACACGCTGCTCAGCGGCGTAATCGTCGATCAAGCAGCGTTATATCGGATCTTGCGCAAAATTCGCGATTTAGGCTTGCCATTGATTGCCGTCGTGCCACGCAACCAATCGATCCAGCCTGCAGAAGGAGCACATGCTATGCAAAACCAGCGTCGTAACGCCATCCTGATTGGGATTTACTTTATTTTGGCCGCTGTAACCTCGATTATTGGCTTGATTATGTACGGACCATTGCTCAACCAAAGCGATTATTTGGTTGCTGGTGCAGCCAATGGCAACCAAATTGTTTTTGCTGCGGTCATGGAATTAAGCTTAGTGGTCTCAATGGTTGGTACAGCCGTAACCATGTTTCCGATCTTACGTCAATATAGTGAACGGATTGCTTTGGCTCATTTGTGTTTTCGCTTCTTCGAAGCAGTTGTGATTATGATCGGGATCACCAGTATGTTGGCATTGCTGACCCTCAGCCGTGAATTTAGCAGCGCCACTGCCCCTGATCAGCAAAGCTATCGCGTGGTCGGCACTGCATTAATTGCCATCCACGATTGGACATTCATGATCGGGCCAAATTTCATGCTTGGCATCAACACGCTGATGTATAGCTACATTTTCTATCGCACTCGCTTGATCCCGCGTCCCATCGCAATTATTGGGCTGATTGGATCAAGTTCAATTTTTCTTGCATCATTGTTGGAGCTATTCGGGGTGATCGAGCAACTTTCGACCTGGGGTGCAATTTTGGCGATTCCAGTTGCTTTGACCGAAATGAGCTTGGCAATCTGGTTGATTATCAAAGGATTCAACGCCAACCCAACGATCAAGCAACCCAGTTCAAACCAATTTGTGCTCAGCAATCACTAA
- a CDS encoding DUF2493 domain-containing protein — translation MAQHSEEKMRVVVAGAVAWNNTIAIEAELKSLASDTIVIHGDSPGCDMLAGHIAATLGLTVVRMTKTRGDTLRYPGEAWKGLNERMLASGATLVLIFHPEITQSRGSRHLAELAVAATIPLRIITGAAS, via the coding sequence TTGGCGCAACATAGCGAGGAAAAAATGCGGGTGGTGGTTGCGGGAGCAGTCGCATGGAATAATACCATAGCGATCGAGGCTGAACTAAAAAGTTTAGCGAGCGATACAATCGTCATCCATGGTGATTCACCAGGTTGCGATATGCTTGCTGGTCACATTGCTGCAACGTTGGGGCTAACCGTTGTTCGTATGACCAAAACCCGTGGAGATACGCTCCGTTACCCCGGCGAAGCGTGGAAGGGATTAAATGAGCGAATGCTTGCCAGTGGTGCAACACTGGTGCTCATATTTCACCCAGAGATTACCCAAAGCCGTGGTTCGCGTCATTTAGCAGAGCTTGCCGTTGCCGCGACTATTCCGCTACGGATTATCACAGGAGCAGCGAGTTAA